A stretch of Ranitomeya variabilis isolate aRanVar5 chromosome 3, aRanVar5.hap1, whole genome shotgun sequence DNA encodes these proteins:
- the GGACT gene encoding gamma-glutamylaminecyclotransferase isoform X3, which yields MGDSGKKLHDIFVYGTLKNGQPNYHVITDPNNGKAVFKGIGRTIDKYPLVIAEKGNIPFLLNVPGTGHHIAGEIYSVDDQMLQFLDEFESCPNMYQRTIKRIEILEWRGKDDSPEGRAAANTTECFVYSTTSYPPEWLNLPYLDCYDSYGTHGLHYINHRDR from the coding sequence GAAAGAAATTGCATGATATCTTTGTGTATGGAACTCTTAAGAATGGACAACCAAACTATCACGTCATAACAGATCCAAACAATGGAAAAGCTGTATTTAAAGGCATCGGAAGAACAATAGATAAGTACCCATTGGTGATAGCTGAAAAGGGAAATATACCATTCCTTTTGAATGTCCCAGGCACTGGCCACCATATTGCTGGAGAGATATATTCAGTTGATGACCAGATGCTACAATTCCTGGATGAATTTGAAAGCTGCCCAAACATGTACCAACGCACTATTAAGAGGATTGAAATATTGGAGTGGAGAGGTAAAGATGATTCACCTGAGGGGAGAGCAGCTGCTAACACCACAGAGTGTTTTGTCTACAGCACTACAAGTTACCCGCCAGAGTGGCTCAATCTACCATACCTCGATTGTTATGATTCCTATGGGACACATGGCCTTCATTATATTAATCATCGGGACAGATAA
- the GGACT gene encoding gamma-glutamylaminecyclotransferase isoform X2 has translation MGDSGNDLLCSVLPAAHTRKKLHDIFVYGTLKNGQPNYHVITDPNNGKAVFKGIGRTIDKYPLVIAEKGNIPFLLNVPGTGHHIAGEIYSVDDQMLQFLDEFESCPNMYQRTIKRIEILEWRGKDDSPEGRAAANTTECFVYSTTSYPPEWLNLPYLDCYDSYGTHGLHYINHRDR, from the coding sequence GAAAGAAATTGCATGATATCTTTGTGTATGGAACTCTTAAGAATGGACAACCAAACTATCACGTCATAACAGATCCAAACAATGGAAAAGCTGTATTTAAAGGCATCGGAAGAACAATAGATAAGTACCCATTGGTGATAGCTGAAAAGGGAAATATACCATTCCTTTTGAATGTCCCAGGCACTGGCCACCATATTGCTGGAGAGATATATTCAGTTGATGACCAGATGCTACAATTCCTGGATGAATTTGAAAGCTGCCCAAACATGTACCAACGCACTATTAAGAGGATTGAAATATTGGAGTGGAGAGGTAAAGATGATTCACCTGAGGGGAGAGCAGCTGCTAACACCACAGAGTGTTTTGTCTACAGCACTACAAGTTACCCGCCAGAGTGGCTCAATCTACCATACCTCGATTGTTATGATTCCTATGGGACACATGGCCTTCATTATATTAATCATCGGGACAGATAA